The window agaaagaaagaaagaaagaaagaaagaaagacggTTCTTTTAAATTTTACTCACTAATACATTTCGGGTAAATCCAGGTTTGTACGTCACATTTAGCAGTTGTCTCCCTCGACTCAAATTCCTCAACACACTTATAGTGTACTGTATCTCCATATGAATATTCTCTCTTGTCTTGGTTTTCATCTACCAGCATGGCATTGTTTACTGTCCGAAGAGGTTTTAAACAGAAAACTGCCAGTAAGAGGCAACAAAAACAAGAAGAAATCAGAGAGGTGAATCTTTTATACAAAAATAAGCTAAATTGTTATTAAATGTGTAACAATGTttaataataaagtaatataaaaatgtcattttgtagAGCCAAATAATGTTTTCTTATGCagtaaataaacaatacatttacattttgattGTATGAATACTGTGATCAACAGTTGAAATAAAGTTATTggtgagaaagaaaaagagagatgaaAACTTAGCACCTCCTCACATTTGTATTGCGCTGTATCTCCACGTAAATATTTGCTCTTGTTGTGGTTTTAATGCGCTATAATGGCATTGCTTTCTGAATGGGTCATTAAAACATAGTTACGATCACCAATCAAAACTCACCTTCACATTTCGGTGTTTCTCCCCAAGATGCGTTGTGGCAAAAAACTCTGCTAGGCCCCCTGATTGTGAATAAGTTTCGACATTTGTATGTTACAGAAGATCCTTCAGGATAAAATTTCTGAGGGTCAGAGGTCATGACTGCATTTTCCACTTTTGGAGGAATGTCACAACGCACATCCTCTGGAAAAAGACATATATTacaaatcaaaataacaaaaaattggACAATAGTAATATGTATACAAATTAGTACAATGCACTAGCAATAGATATGTCgcaaagcaaaaaagaaaaaaaaaaaaaacactaatataTATTTCAGCTCCACCCAACCAAAGCCCCATGTATTTGGTTCAGTATAAATAAAATGCCTTTAATTCACTTTCTGTGAACCCATTTTTCAAAGATGTAGTAATGCAAAATCTTTCCTTTGCTGTGGGGAAAGTACATAAAAAACTATATTAACACAAAGTCATTTCATTTAATTGGTTTCTGAGTTATCAATGGTAAGtatatcaaatataattatttgatTGGTTAATgacattaaatgtaatttaaggcTCTTGCATTGTCAACAAACTGTAACTTGCCAGTGCAGTGCTGTATGCCTGTCCATTGGCCCTGGGAATTACAGGTGATTTGTACACGCTGCTCTGGTTTAAATCCAGAGTGACATTTATATACTATTCTTGAAGAGACTTCATAGTTTTGTCTCTGATCTCCCTCAATCTCTGCATTTGGGATTGTTGGTGCTTCACATGTAATATCTGGGAAACATCCAACATACTAATTAATCACAGAATTCATGTGAATTATGTATCAGTACCACAGATTGTTACACTTTATAGAACAACATACCAGCACACAGTGGATCTGGTTTCCAGCCGTCTCGTGTACATTTGGCCAGCCGTCTCATTTTAATATATCCAGaattacaatagtaatatatttctgcatCCAATTTTAAGTCTCCTCTAAAGTAAATTTCTGGATCAGAAACACGCCTGTCATGTGGAACTTCACATCTAATATCTGAAACAAGATTCACATTCTTTTAATAATAAGCAATGGATTCAGCACCAAGTCAAGAAGTGATTCTCTGCAAGCTTACCCACACAAGTAGGCTCGTAATCCCATTGCCCGTCAATTTGGCATGTAAATGATTTTGTGGTTTCTTTTATGCCAAATATCCAGTATCTTTCAGAGCAGGTAATTTTTACTGTTTCTCCAGCTCTGAAAATTGTTTTTCCCTCTGGTTCGATTCTTTCCATTCCATAACTGGTTGACTTAATCTGACAAGTTACTTCTGTTCAAAACAAAATGAACCAATACTAAGTTAAGAAGAGGTCaagcattaaaaataataacaacagaatgtgtttgtttttcttttagggacaaaataattttgacttaaaCATTAGCTAATAAatcataattcaaatacatttttgaaatgccAAAACTTACTGGTAAATACTCCTAGAATGCAATTTCTGTGAAAAACtagaaatatttatacatttaattctATATAAGCAATTGAAATACACAGGACATTGATTAGAGTGCAAACAAAGAATTTACAAAGAATAATGAAGGCACACTTATATAATgcgatttttaaagaaaataaaatttacTTTAACAGTTCTGCATTAAAGTTTAACGCGTCTAAAAGGTTTTATAAAATATTATCAAGATATCAGAGTTCATCGTGATAAGCATTTTCCCAGCTTATTTAGTAAATTGTTTAGTTTTATaacataagtattttaatgttaatatggCATCTTTGTAGCACTCTTCCACCAGCTCCACAGCAGCTTTATGTGGCATTTTAAGTGCTGTGAATTTTAtcacttcatgaaacacaaagtgTGTCGAACACCAATTTTGTCCTTTGAAAAAACAAGATGAAAAATACCACCAGTAATAACCATTATTGTTCATTATGATCCATGGAATTAAGTTTGTCATCTAttactgattttaattttaagacaatattttttaacaatccttgtatgtttttaaattaaaagttgacaGCCCATACGCTGTGTCTAAAGTGGGTAGGACAACGAGAAATGTTGTCCCAGAGAATACTgtttaaaatactcaacaaaGTGAATAAGCTACCATTCATAATTTCTTTTGAAGTAACATAGTGCTtcattttgtttcagtttttgtgTGAAAGATGTTCATATGTCAGATACATTTTTAACTCCAGCATTGGAAGATCCATATGTCtttaaacacaaaagaagacCACAAATTGTTGCATATAATTCCATTGTGTAACACTTTGAGTCACCTTAGTTTTAAGGTACACTGGACCAGTATCTAGGTTCAGAAGAGCAGTAATGAAACttggaaaaagaataaaaagcacACACAGACCATCAAATGCTTGAACTGCCGGCTTGTATTAACAAAAATGAGAAACTTTAAATGTCGTGTAAATTTAAGCattccaagtgcctcaaaaaacacctaatatataaagaaaggaataataacattcaatgtgttgccatggcaacactataaAAGACATCAATAAATCCTTACCAATTTCACATCAGCATTGTcctgacattattttaaacaagtttgaagcaattcatgtaaaaatGAGAGTGCTATTCCAAAGTCTGTGagaagtgccacacttcctggtgccagttggtggcactatgactgtgccccacaatagtcacatccatgtgatcagccacataaatctcaattttgatctaaatcacacaatgcacgccaAAGATATGAGCACTTCTGTTGGGCAGAACTAATACAAGCCAGTGGGAGATATGTGTGTCATGGTGAGAACAATGTCctcaccaaaacttgtgaatatcagacaaactctgcTGCAACAACAGCGATAAACTCATTCGAAATGTTAGGGGGCActatggagtccactggccacacTCAACACAATTGACAAAAGAATGATAAAATCATGCCAAACTTTGATGGGTGTGCCAAGTTTCAatagttttgaaaaatgtaataagcATTTACGAACCAGGGGGCTCTGTGGAACTGATGAGGCATGTCTTTGCTGAATCGTAAGCCCCTCAAAACACAGtgggaaaatgtgaaaatcccacattGCATCCAACATGGATGACTTCCTGTTAGGCAtagtcaaatacaaccaagtgaactttgtctaacatgatgagagcagtaaccataccaaatcttgtgcacatctgagcaacttcatcccaaccaTTGCCTGCATTTGGAGGTGCTGTAGAGCTCCTCGaccacacccaagcctaaacactacataactttttgattttaCACAGGactgatgtgtgtgccaagtttcttgagttttcaagcatgatgaatgccttataaatgggtgaatgtgttaaaaagaaaaataattgtgaaaaaaacattccaaaaacaatagggctttagcaccAACGGTGCAGGCCTCTCagcctgcaccttcggtgctcgggccctaattaCCCACAAAACATTGACAGAATTTACTGTGCCTCTCTGGTTATATCATGCATATAGGCTCAAACCATTTCAGCCAATTCTGAAAGTGTATAGCCAACATGTTTCTCGTGATATTTTCTGTGAAATAGCAAGATTCAGCAATTATTTCTGAAAGGCCTATAGTTTTTCTTCAAATCTACATACCACTGAACTTCACTCTAATTTAACTGATGTGGGGCAGTATCCCCACTTTGCATTTTGAGCACAATTTGAAACTGTAGCGCACCAGAGTTTTTTTGATTCCTCATTGTCTGTAGTGCAGTAATAGTAATCCTTATCATTGTATttagcaggctcaggtgtggctgtaacatcgcatggagcaggctcaggcgtgactgtgatgtcgcatggagcaggctcaggcgtggttgtgacgtggcatggtgcaggctcaggcgtggctgtgacgtggcaaggagcaggctcaggtgtggctgtgacgtgacatggagcaggctcaagCATTGGgacaaaagatggtgctagctcagcgaccatgacgaggaacgctggctcggcggccatgctGTGGAATgctggctcggcatccacctcccccacagtgaatgtggaaccaataatctgtagGGTGatgtcgatatattgagccaggctgtgagtactctgaccgcctggcatcagaaaagagatgggctcattcagtccaaatccgAAACAGACTTTGAGGgtcacctcattaaaatccacctggcatgctagagcgcagaagtcctccacatagtacTCCAGGGtatgattcccctgacgtaggcggagGAGCTGAATTGCTGGGGTCATTtgcggtcaagtattctgtaacattgttTCTGCTGATGGCAATTATGatgacgatgaaatgaagaacccaagtgcaaatttattaacaaaagtgagaaccaataacactaactataaacatgaaaaataaacattaacttcaCTTGACAAGATataaacttgacttggcttgactaaaacaacaaagttacattcacattcaatacttgacaaaggacaatggaaaacatgagggtttaaataacaaacagaactctaaacaagataatcaaacaataaaccaatgaaaacaagacacatgaacatggtggGAAaaaggacatcacatgactagggacacatgacatgaaacaggaactaaacttttcaaaataaaagatatgaaaaaaatgaattaacaaaatacacGACTGCTGGATTTTAGCACTGGCACACAACAGGCCAATGTCTGATTCAAGTCCAGAGGTACAataacaattacacacaaaacaTGGACAGAATTTACTGTGCCTCTCTGGTGATATCATGCATTTAGGCACAAACCATTTCAGGCAATTCTGAAAGTGTATAGCCAATGTGTTTCACATGATTTGTTCTGTGAAATACCAAGATTCAGAAATTCATTCTGAAAGGCCTATATTTTCACTTTCATTCTACACACCACTGAACTTCATAATGTAGTACCTTTGTGTATTTATCtttaacatgtaaaaatgaacagAAATGGCTATAAATGATTCCATGTTGATTATCTACCTGTAAAAGGGCAGTTACCCCACTTGTTGTCTTTGGCATAATCACTGGTTGTGGAACACCAGGGAATGTGGTTGTTACTGATTGTTGTGCATTCGAAGTACATCTGCTTGTCAAAGGAAAAGGGGAAGACACACTCTTTTCCAGGATCATTACCGCCTACCGTGACAATGCCTATGCAAAAGAGTagtgaaaataaacaaaagaaatatctcaaaatcaaactttcttcATGGTTCTGCCTTCCTTAAATCTCCAAATACTTTTCAGATTTGGAATCAAAGACAACATTTAGTAGAACACAGAATAAATGCTAAGCATGTGGAGGCTGAGAAGCACAGGAACCATGATGCAACACTGTAGAGGAAAATATAACTTCAAACATAAGCTCTCACTCCCAAGATTATGCATCAAACAACACCAGCATATACACAATCTGTATGTTTATTCTCATATACATTAATACATCTTTTTGATTGGTTTTTATCATGCCATGGCTGTTTTCCCAGCTTACACTGAGATGGAGCACCCTCCTTTTTTAGTCACATTCATTTTGCataattaaaacaatatacaaagtATTCTGCAAAATGATCCATCTATTAAAGGAGACACACTAACTTACCTGATGTGGGGCAGTATCCCCACTTTGCGTCTTGAGCATAATTTGAAACTGTAGCGCACCAGAGTTTTTTTGATTCCTCATTGTCTGTAGTGCAGTAATAGTAATCCTTATTGTTGTATTTAAATGGAAATTTACAGGGTGCACCATTACTGTTTCCACCAGTGGTAGGAGGCCCTGTGTATAGGATATATACTTAATGTTAATGACAGAATGACTTGAAATGCTTTATTGAAAGTATTTTACAACTGTGGAAGCAATGGATAGAGATAACATTGCTTTTTTTGACCCAGTCAGTAAACTCATGTAATTTTGCATGCATGAACTGCTGGATTTTAGCACTGGCACACAACAGGCCAATGTCTGATTCAAGTCCAGAGGTACAATAACAATAACACACAAAACATGGACAGAATTTACTGTGTCTCTCTGGTGATATCATGCATTTAGGCACAAACCATTTTAGTCAATTCTGAAGGTGTATAGCCAATGTGTTTCACATGATTTGTTCTGTGAAATACCAAGATTCAGAAATTCATTCTGAAAGGCCTATAGTTTTACTTTCATTCTGCATACCACTGAACTTCGTAATGTAGAACCTTTGTGTATTTACCTTTAACATGCAACAATGTACAGAAATGGCTGTAAATTCCTATTAATGATTCCATGTTGATTATCTACCTGTAAAAGGGCAGTTACCCCACTTGTTGTCTTTGGGATAATCACTGGTTGTGGCACACCAGGGAATGTGGTTGTTATTGATTGTTGTGCATTCGTAGTACATCTGCTTGTCATAGGAAAAGGGGAAGACACACACTTTTCCAGGATCATTACCGCCTACCGTGACAATGCCTATGCAAAAGAGTagtgaaaataaacaaaagaaatatctcaaaatcaaactttcttcATGGTTCTGCCTTCCTTAAATCTCCAAATACTTTTCAGATTTGGAATCAAAGACAACATTTAGTAGATCACGGAATAAATGCTAAGCATGTGGAGGCTGAGAAGCACAGGAACCACGATACAACACTGCAGAGGAAAATATAACTTCAAACATAAGCTCTCACTCCTAGGATTATGCATCAAACAACACCAGCGTATACACAATCTGTATGTTTATTCTCATAAACAGTAATACATCTTTTTGATTGGTTTTGATGCACGCGCTTCCTGCCTcgtcctccacgtgatgcgtgaccttaccaacgagcttacgtcatccctctcatgagtgtgcATCACAGACATGTACGGAAGTgaatatttgtaattaaaaagtatataagtattgttttgtttctaaaaataatcaatcatttgggttcagaagaactttatttgttgactggagtcatgtggattattttgatgcaccctaaatatgcattttggaccatcaaaaatggaggacattcacttgcattgtttaaaggaggaggcctgaaatgaaatattaaaaatctaaaattctgttttgatgaagaaagaaacttggatacatcttggatggcatgagggtgagttaattattaccaaattttcatttttgggtgaactattcctttaattctcaaAGGCCTATAGTTTTACTTTCATTCTACACACCACTGAACTTCATAATGTAGTACCTTTGTGTATTTATCtttaacatgtaaaaatgaacagAAATGGCTATAAATGTTTCCATGTTGATTATCTACCTGTAAAAGGGCAGTTACCCCACTTGTTGTCTTTGGCAAAATCACTGGTTGTGGCACACCAGGGAATGTGGTTGTTATTGATTGTTGTGCATTCGAAGTACATCTGCTTGTCATAGGAAAAGGGGAAGACACACTCTTTTCCAGGATCATTACCGCCTACCGTGACAATGCCTATGCAAAAGAGTagtgaaaataaacaaaagaaatatctcaaaatcaaactttcttcATGGTTCTGCCTTCCTTAAATCTCCAAATACTTTTCAGATTTGGAATCAAAGACAACATTTAGTAGAACACAGAATAAATGCTAAGCATGTGGAGGCTGAGAAGCACAGGAACCACGATGCAACACTGCAGAGGAAAATATAACTTCAAACATAAGCTCTCACTCCTAGGATTATGCATCAAACAACACCAGCATATACACAATCTGTATGTTTATTCTCATATCCATTAATACATCTTTTTGATTGGTTTTATCATGCCATGGCTGTTTTCCCAGCTTACACTGAGATGGAGCACCCTCCTTTTTTAGTCACATTCATTTTGCataattaaaacaatatacaaagtATTCTGCAAAATGATCCATCTATTAAAGGAGACACACTAACTTACCTGATGTGGGGCAGTATCCCCACTTTGCGTCTTGAGCATAATTTGAAACTGTAGCGCACCAGAGTTTTTTTGATTCCTCATTGTCTGTAGTGCAGTAATAGTAATCCTTATCATTGTATTTAAAAGGAAATTTACAGGGTGCACCATTACTGTTTCCACCAGTGGTAGGAGGCCCTGTGTATAGGATATACTTCGTGTTAATGACAGAATGACTTGAAATGCTTTATTGAAAGTATTTTACAACTGTGGAAGCAACTGATAGAGATAACATTGCTTTTTTTGACCCAGTCAGTAAACTCATGTCATCTTGCATGCATGACCTGCTGGATTTTAGCACTGGCACACAACAAGCCAATGTCTGATTCAAGTCCAGAGGTACAataacaattacacacaaaacaTGGACAGAATTTACTGTGCCTCTCTGGTGATATCATGCATTTAGGCACAAACCACTTCAGGCAATTCTGAAAGTGTATAGCCAATGTGTTTCACATGATTTGTTCTGTGAAATACCAAGATTCAGAAATTCATTCTGAAAGGCCTATAGTTTTACTTTCATTCTGCATACCACTGAACTTCAACATGTAGTACCTTTGTGTATTTACCTTTAACATGCAAAAATGTACAGAAATGGCTGTAAATGGCTATTAAAGATTCCATGTTGATTATTTACCTGTAAAAGGGCAATTACCCCACTTGTTGTCTTTGGGATAATCACTGGTTGTGGCACACCAGGGAATGTGGTTGTTATTGATTGTTGTGCATTCGAAGTACATCTGCTTGTCATAGGAAAAGGGGAAGACACACACTTTTCCAGGATCATTACCGCCTACCGTGACAATGCCTATGCAAAAGAGTAGTGAAAATAAACAAAGGAAAtatctcaaaatcaaactttcttcATGGTTCTGCCTTCCTTAAATCTCCAAATACTTTTCAGATTTGGAATCAAAGACAACATTTAGTAGAACACAGAATAAATGCTAAGCATGTGGAGGCTGAGAAGCACAGGAACCACGATGCAACACTGCAGAGGAAAATATAACTTCAAACATAAGCTCTCACTCCTAGGTTTATGCATCAAACAACACCAGTATATACACAATCTGTATGTTTATTCTCATATACAGTAATACATCTTTTTGATTGGTTTTGATGCACGCGCTTCCTGCCTcatcctccacgtgatgcgtgaccttaccaacgagcttacgtcatccctctcatgagtgtgcATCACAGacatgtacggaagtgaacatttgtagttaaaaagtacataagtattgttttgtttctaaaaataatcaatcatttgggttcagaagaactttatttgttgactggagtcatgtggattattttgatgcaccctaaatatgcattttggaccatcaaaaatggaggacattcatttgcattgtttaaaggaggaggcctgaaatgaaatattaaaaatcttaaattctgttttgatgaagaaagagacttggacacatcttggatggcctgagggtcagtaaattataagcagcttttcatttttgggtgaactattaatttaattcTGAAAGGCCTATAGTTTTACTTTCATTCTACACACCACTGAACTTCATAATGTATTACCTTTGTGTATTTATCtttaacatgtaaaaatgaacagAAATGGCTATAAATGATTCCATGTTGATTATCTACCTGTAAAAGGGCAGTTACCCCACTTGTTGTCTTTGGCATAATCACTGGTTGTGGCACACCAGGGAATGTGGTTGTTACTGATTGTTGTGCATTCGAAGTACATCTGCTTGTCAAAGGAAAAGGGGAAGACACACTCTTTTCCAGGATCATTACCGCCTACCGTGACAATGCCTATGCAAAAAGAGTagtgaaaataaacaaaagaaatatctcaaaatcaaactttcttcATGGTTCTGCCTTCCTTAAATCTCCAAATACTTTTCAGATTTAGAATCAAAGACAACATTTAGTAGAACACAGAATAAATGCTAAGCATGTGGAGGCTGAGAAGCACAGGAACCATGATGCAACACTGTAGAGGAAAATATAACTTCAAACATAAGCTCTCACTCCCAGGATTATGCATCAAACAACACCAGCATATTCACAATCTGTATGTTTATTCTCATATACATTAATACATCTTTTTGATTGGTTTTTATCATGCCATGGCTGTTTTCCCAGCTTACACTGAGATGGAGCACCCTCCTTTTTTAGTCACATTCATTTTGCataattaaaacaatatacaaagtATTCTGCAAAATGATCCATCTATTAAAGTAGACACACTAACTTACCTGATGTGGGGCAGTATCCCCACTTTGCGTCTTGAGCATAATTTGAAACTGTAGCGCACCAGAGTTTTTTTGATTCCTCATTGTCTGTAGTGCAGTAATAGTAATCCTTATTGTTGTATTTAAATGGAAATTTACAGGGTGCACCATTACTGTTTCCACCAGTGGTAGGAGGCCCTGCGTATAGGATATATACTTAATGTTAATGACAGAATGACTTGAAATGCTTTATTGAAACTATTTTACAACTGTGGAAGCAACGGATATAGATAACATTGCTTTTTTTGACCCAGTCAGTAAACTCATGTAATTTTGCATGCATGAACTGCTGGATTTTAGCACTGGCACACAACAGGCCAATGTCTGATTCAAGTCCAGAGGTACAATAACAATAACACACAAAACATGGACAGAATTTACTGTGTCTCTCTGGTGATATCATGCATTTAGGCACAAACCATTTTAGTCAATTCTGAAGGTGTATAGCCAATGTGTTTCACATGATTTGTTCTGTGAAATACCAAGACTCAGAAATTCATTCTGAAAGGCCTATAGTTTTACTTTCATTCTGCATACCACTGAACTTCATAATGTAGAACCTTTGTGTATTTACCTTTAACATGCAACAATGTACAGAAATGGCTGTAAATTCCTATTAATGATTCCATGTTGATTATCTACCTGTAAAAGGGCAATTACCCCACTTGTTGTCTTTGGGATAATCACTGGTTGTGGCACACCAGGGAATGTGGTTGTTATTGATTGTTGTGCATTCGAAGTACATCTGCTTGTCATAGGAAAAGGGGAAGACACACACTTTTCCAGGATCATTACCGCCTACCGTGACAATGCCTATGCAAAAGAGTagtgaaaataaacaaaagaaatatctcaaaatcaaactttcttcATGGTTCTGACTTCCTTAAATCTCCAAATACTTTTCAGATTTGGAATCAAAGACAACATTTAGTAGATCACGGAATAAATGCTAAGCATGTGGAGGCTGAGAAGCACAGGAACCACGATACAACACTGCAGAGGAAAATATAACTTCAAACATAAGCTCTCACTCCTAGGATTATGCATCAAACAACACCAGCGTATACACAATCTGTATG of the Myxocyprinus asiaticus isolate MX2 ecotype Aquarium Trade chromosome 49, UBuf_Myxa_2, whole genome shotgun sequence genome contains:
- the LOC127438245 gene encoding uncharacterized protein LOC127438245 isoform X6 translates to MKVPIKHLSFAFLVLSFTFVQAQGIVTVGGNDPGKVCVFPFSYDKQMYFECTTINNNHIPWCATTSDYPKDNKWGNCPFTGPPTTGGNSNGAPCKFPFKYNNKDYYYCTTDNEESKKLWCATVSNYAQDAKWGYCPTSGIVTVGGNDPGKECVFPFSFDKQMYFECTTISNNHIPWCATTSDYAKDNKWGNCPFTGIVTVGGNDPGKVCVFPFSYDKQMYFECTTINNNHIPWCATTSDYPKDNKWGNCPFTGPPTTGGNSNGAPCKFPFKYNDKDYYNCTTDNEESKKLWCATVSNYAQDAKWGYCPTSGIVTVGGNDPGKECVFPFSYDKQMYFECTTINNNNIPWCATTSDFAKDNKWGNCPFTGIVTVGGNDPGKVCVFPFSYDKQMYFECTTINNNHIPWCATTSDYPKDNKWGNCPFTGPPTTGGNSNGAPCKFPFKYNNKDYYYCTTDNEESKKLWCATVSNYAQDAKWGYCPTSGIVTVGGNDPGKECVFPFSFDKQMYFECTTISNNHIPWCATTSDYAKDNKWGNCPFTGIVTVGGNDPGKVCVFPFSYDKQMYFECTTINNNHIPWCATTSDYPKDNKWGNCPFTGPPTTGGNSNGAPCKFPFKYNDKDYYYCTTDNEESKKLWCATVSNYAQDAKWGYCPTSGIVTVGGNDPGKECVFPFSYDKQMYFECTTINNNHIPWCATTSDFAKDNKWGNCPFTGIVTVGGNDPGKVCVFPFSYDKQMYYECTTINNNHIPWCATTSDYPKDNKWGNCPFTGPPTTGGNSNGAPCKFPFKYNNKDYYYCTTDNEESKKLWCATVSNYAQDAKWGYCPTSGIVTVGGNDPGKECVFPFSFDKQMYFECTTISNNHIPWCSTTSDYAKDNKWGNCPFTEVTCQIKSTSYGMERIEPEGKTIFRAGETVKITCSERYWIFGIKETTKSFTCQIDGQWDYEPTCVDIRCEVPHDRRVSDPEIYFRGDLKLDAEIYYYCNSGYIKMRRLAKCTRDGWKPDPLCADITCEAPTIPNAEIEGDQRQNYEVSSRIVYKCHSGFKPEQRVQITCNSQGQWTGIQHCTEDVRCDIPPKVENAVMTSDPQKFYPEGSSVTYKCRNLFTIRGPSRVFCHNASWGETPKCEVFCLKPLRTVNNAMLVDENQDKREYSYGDTVHYKCVEEFESRETTAKCDVQTWIYPKCIKKSQCSKPTKYMTFVTLLNEKNVYNNFENLSYKCKSPYDKIPEGTWTCEDKEWYGAFVCTSEICPPPPHLEHGDYTVVRKNGEVITEVYYTCKRDYVLDKQQQYYKCQNGRWETPPKCLEPCEITPDIIEKYSVQPPQYKVYVKHGDTYWLYCKSGWNIGDRWRSEYLEVSCSNGEFKSDKTCNKKNRLKRRFGVETLRSEDPSDVSRA
- the LOC127438245 gene encoding uncharacterized protein LOC127438245 isoform X7, encoding MKVPIKHLSFAFLVLSFTFVQAQGIVTVGGNDPGKVCVFPFSYDKQMYFECTTINNNHIPWCATTSDYPKDNKWGNCPFTGPPTTGGNSNGAPCKFPFKYNNKDYYYCTTDNEESKKLWCATVSNYAQDAKWGYCPTSGIVTVGGNDPGKECVFPFSFDKQMYFECTTISNNHIPWCATTSDYAKDNKWGNCPFTGIVTVGGNDPGKVCVFPFSYDKQMYFECTTINNNHIPWCATTSDYPKDNKWGNCPFTGPPTTGGNSNGAPCKFPFKYNDKDYYNCTTDNEESKKLWCATVSNYAQDAKWGYCPTSGIVTVGGNDPGKECVFPFSYDKQMYFECTTINNNNIPWCATTSDFAKDNKWGNCPFTGIVTVGGNDPGKVCVFPFSYDKQMYFECTTINNNHIPWCATTSDYPKDNKWGNCPFTGPPTTGGNSNGAPCKFPFKYNNKDYYYCTTDNEESKKLWCATVSNYAQDAKWGYCPTSGIVTVGGNDPGKECVFPFSFDKQMYFECTTISNNHIPWCATTSDYAKDNKWGNCPFTGIVTVGGNDPGKVCVFPFSYDKQMYFECTTINNNHIPWCATTSDYPKDNKWGNCPFTGPPTTGGNSNGAPCKFPFKYNDKDYYYCTTDNEESKKLWCATVSNYAQDAKWGYCPTSGIVTVGGNDPGKECVFPFSYDKQMYFECTTINNNHIPWCATTSDFAKDNKWGNCPFTGIVTVGGNDPGKVCVFPFSYDKQMYYECTTINNNHIPWCATTSDYPKDNKWGNCPFTGPPTTGGNSNGAPCKFPFKYNNKDYYYCTTDNEESKKLWCATVSNYAQDAKWGYCPTSGIVTVGGNDPGKECVFPFSFDKQMYFECTTISNNHIPWCSTTSDYAKDNKWGNCPFTEVTCQIKSTSYGMERIEPEGKTIFRAGETVKITCSERYWIFGIKETTKSFTCQIDGQWDYEPTCVDIRCEVPHDRRVSDPEIYFRGDLKLDAEIYYYCNSGYIKMRRLAKCTRDGWKPDPLCADITCEAPTIPNAEIEGDQRQNYEVSSRIVYKCHSGFKPEQRVQITCNSQGQWTGIQHCTEDVRCDIPPKVENAVMTSDPQKFYPEGSSVTYKCRNLFTIRGPSRVFCHNASWGETPKCEVFCLKPLRTVNNAMLVDENQDKREYSYGDTVHYKCVEEFESRETTAKCDVQTWIYPKCIKKSQCSKPTKYMTFVTLLNEKNVYNNFENLSYKCKSPYDKIPEGTWTCEDKEWYGAFVCTSEICPPPPHLEHGDYTVVRKNGEVITEVYYTCKRDYVLDKQQQYYKCQNGRWETPPKCLEPCEITSDIIEKYSVQPPQYKVYVKHGDTYWLYCKSGWNIGDRWRSEYLEVSCSNGEFKSDKTCNKKNRLKRRFGVETLRSEDPSDVSRA